A portion of the Manihot esculenta cultivar AM560-2 chromosome 2, M.esculenta_v8, whole genome shotgun sequence genome contains these proteins:
- the LOC110608762 gene encoding uncharacterized protein LOC110608762, giving the protein MDIDSKDIQILVWRILNFFMNICCRFVQNHPFVSSALLFSFVVYFLFPKLFLYLLYSSPLLVCTAVFIRFYLHSQCSKTQSDLRDHAISSTKSQPRTADLVLSGDDKSSTQSKTLSHKNVKEKREELESQAVMEEKNRVSSNDDSIGRAVVNEGKSRGITEKDHEKVVSRDASIGENIAALGEASNPSLSSLDGLEARAAKCGGGGGGEAEVENSSSDEEETQRSRNKQPMEWTEDDQQNLMDLGISELERNKAMESLIARRKERKLYKMRTDKFLINLSRNKIEVGPALVARGNPFDVHHNPAERFPGSAPSVLLPTRNPFDLPYDPLEEKPDLLADSFQQEFMPAHPKDMLFCRHESFILGPSFPLESKHNDYNIAGVTRLRRPQDTGDEDRPIDNLLSQNGETLHRTISVTDLVTEGEEGEEVEEAAAAEEVEEAEAEAEEEEEEEEEEAEAEEEKEGKYSNQISNKLEEDGEAYHNVMETKEKMTENTHDMDSSLGIGNNMKTRTNTINRNKNKSSSSPLSGNTKSIIKPDKLEIQPPIFRFPDVMSPSPSSVPCPIPKARSVNELSNAVSPSTIYRSRLENHLLYTDNLPLHTPTHSIASDMQVEFSEIGSPPLTGDGSVSSRDADSLTFDGDIEKDGSEEIWASLPYASTPQEREMTGGFSGFHKDPEDPLASSSRIEIPQEGHTHLINSNHKIFNDVEQAVEAVGEQRPSNAVHAVSQEKSMGGTCSLLEGYTQNPQASSSPPEKSAEELNIIYDMDVPFHAFDDMEGPKSVEDGNAGAETSAVGDISKVDEVIYSESSKRSKRNSLNTPELSGKEVNVACSMDEHLSEPDKENIIVASKHIESKPSKSPGMPAEEVNIPYNIDDSLVHIDVTKPEMKPSENRDRIEKCIEQEVLVDLTKQAEERTSEIGKHTENDSDKPPDNQPIIESLMPTAEDNNSNEGKIDQIPSRDVKKEPSAGEVQVSGVNQRLNDPSTSWMQQETTVEQASTVSSFSSPLKSVLPERSPLDQSPSELNRHIRTDVSESDMEEMIVRKSLLDEQATEHVAHSAPHNVHHVTDHPFTESMSEISEETSVSLKKSTDEAREMFNISKAVIGDGDAKEDLKSTNTTHGEPEASINSEDAKELSKTPVENIPEFTVKEEALPQNCTPINDAVVDDVMSKEKLELAADKKADTTEISKAMEDPSSGHSKDTKAESGNMTEDAVGIFHLQPAGEGSTSNEIRNIEDVASREGNDNPKVVEVSKVDPQI; this is encoded by the exons atggatATTGATTCAAAGGACATTCAAATTCTTGTGTGGagaattcttaatttttttatgaacatCTGCTGTAGATTTGTACAGAACCATCCTTTTGTTTCAAGTGCACTGTTATTTTCGTTTGTTGTGTACTTTCTTTTTCCTAAACTTTTCCTTTACTTGCTTTACTCTTCTCCACTTCTTGTCTGCACTGCTGTTTTTATCAGATTTTATTTGCATTCCCAATGTTCGAAAACCCAAAGTGATCTGAGGGATCATGCAATATCATCTACAAAATCCCAGCCTCGGACTGCTGATCTTGTTCTCAGTGGAGATGATAAGTCTTCTACACAATCTAAAACACTATCGCATAAAAATGTTAAAGAGAAGCGCGAAGAATTGGAATCACAAGCAGTTATGGAGGAAAAGAACAGGGTTTCCTCTAATGATGATTCCATTGGTAGAGCTGTCGTAAATGAAGGAAAATCAAGAGGAATCACAGAAAAGGATCATGAAAAGGTTGTCTCTCGCGATGCGTCTATTGGTGAAAATATTGCAGCATTAGGTGAAGCATCAAACCCTAGTCTCTCATCCTTGGATGGCTTGGAAGCGCGGGCTGCGAaatgtggtggtggtggtggtggcgaGGCAGAGGTGGAAAACTCAAGTTCTGATGAAGAAGAGACACAAAGAAGCAGGAATAAACAACCTATGGAATGGACTGAAGATGATCAACAGAACCTTATGGATCTTGGAATATCTGAGCTAGAAAGAAACAAGGCAATGGAAAGCCTAATTGCGAGACGTAAGGAAAGAAAATTATACAAAATGCGAACGGATaaattcctaattaatttaagcaGAAATAAAATTGAAGTGGGTCCAGCTTTAGTTGCAAGAGGCAATCCTTTTGATGTTCATCATAACCCAGCTGAACGATTTCCTGGTTCAGCCCCTTCTGTCTTGTTACCAACTCGGAATCCATTTGACCTTCCTTATGATCCACTTGAAGAAAAACCCGATCTCTTGGCAGACAGTTTCCAGCAAGAATTCATGCCAGCTCACCCCAAAGATATGCTCTTTTGCAGGCACGAGAGCTTTATTTTAGGACCTTCTTTTCCTCTGGAGAGCAAGCACAATGATTATAATATTGCAGGAGTTACAAGGTTAAGAAGGCCGCAAG ATACAGGAGATGAAGACCGGCCAATAGATAATTTATTATCCCAAAATGGAGAAACATTGCATCGTACTATAAGTGTCACTGATCTTGTgacagaaggagaagaaggagaagaagtagaagaagcagcagcagcagaagaagtagaagaagcagaagcagaagcagaagaagaagaagaagaagaagaagaagaagcagaagcagaagaagaaaaagaaggcaAATATTCCAACCAGATTAGCAACAAACTTGAAGAGGATGGAGAAGCATACCACAATGTGATGGaaacaaaagagaaaatgaCAGAGAATACTCATGACATGGATTCAAGCTTAGGGATAGGAAACAACATGAAAACGAGGACAAATACCATCAATCGCAACAAAAATAAGTCAAGTTCATCACCTTTATCAGGAAATACTAAAAGCATTATCAAGCCAGACAAGCTTGAAATTCAACCACCAATATTTAGATTTCCCGATGTGATGAGTCCTTCACCAAGTTCAGTTCCCTGTCCAATTCCTAAGGCGAGATCTGTAAATGAACTCTCTAATGCAGTCAGCCCATCTACAATTTATAGATCAAGACTAGAAAACCATTTACTTTACACAGATAACTTGCCTCTGCATACCCCTACCCATTCCATAGCTTCTGACATGCAAGTGGAGTTCTCAGAAATTGGTTCACCTCCACTAACAGGTGATGGATCTGTTTCCTCTAGAGATGCAGATTCTTTGACTTTCGACGGGGACATAGAGAAGGATGGCAGTGAAGAAATCTGGGCATCGTTACCTTATGCATCCACACCACAAGAACGTGAAATGACAGGAGGCTTTTCAGGTTTCCACAAGGATCCTGAGGATCCACTTGCATCATCTTCAAGAATTGAAATACCGCAGGAGGGTCATACTCATTTAATTAATTCTAATCATAAGATCTTCAATGACGTAGAACAAGCAGTTGAAGCAGTAGGGGAACAGAGGCCCTCTAATGCAGTACATGCTGTTTCACAAGAAAAATCAATGGGTGGAACTTGCTCACTTCTTGAAGGGTATACGCAGAATCCACAG GCATCATCAAGTCCTCCTGAGAAGTCTGCGGAGGAGCTGAACATTATTTATGATATGGATGTCCCTTTCCATGCCTTTGATGATATGGAGGGCCCAAAATCTGTTGAAGACGGGAATGCTGGAGCTGAAACATCAGCAGTCGGTGACATTTCAAAAGTAGATGAAGTAATTTATTCCGAATCTAGTAAGCGGAGCAAGAGAAATTCATTGAATACGCCTGAGCTGTCTGGAAAGGAGGTAAATGTTGCTTGTAGCATGGATGAGCACCTGTCAGAACCAGACAAGGAAAATATTATAGTAGCAAGCAAGCATATTGAGAGTAAGCCATCAAAATCTCCTGGGATGCCTGCAGAGGAAGTTAACATTCCTTATAATATAGATGATTCTTTGGTCCACATAGATGTTACTAAACCAGAGATGAAACCAAGTGAAAATAGGGATAGAATTGAAAAATGCATCGAGCAAGAAGTTTTAGTGGACTTGACAAAACAAGCAGAGGAAAGGACTTCAGAAATTGGCAAGCATACTGAAAACGATTCAGATAAGCCTCCTGATAATCAACCCATCATTGAGTCCCTAATGCCGACCGCAGAAGACAATAATTCTAATGAAGGTAAGATCGACCAGATACCATCTAGAGATGTTAAGAAGGAGCCAAGTGCCGGGGAAGTCCAAGTTTCTGGGGTCAACCAGAGGTTGAATGATCCATCTACATCATGGATGCAGCAAGAAACGACAGTTGAACAAGCTTCTACAGTTTCAAGTTTCTCTTCACCTCTGAAGTCTGTATTACCAGAAAGGAGTCCTTTAGATCAATCACCGTCAGAACTCAATCGGCACATACGGACAGATGTTTCAGAATCTGATATGGAGGAGATGATAGTAAGAAAAAGTTTGTTAGATGAACAAGCCACTGAACATGTAGCTCATAGTGCACCACATAATGTTCATCATGTAACAGATCATCCATTTACCGAGAGCATGTCCGAAATATCTGAG GAAACATCTGTTTCTCTGAAGAAATCAACTGATGAAGCCAGAGAGATGTTCAATATAAGCAAAGCTGTGATTGGTGATGGGGACGCGAAGGAAGATCTAAAATCTACAAACACCACACATGGTGAACCGGAGGCATCAATCAATAGCGAAGATGCTAAAGAGCTTTCAAAAACACCTGTGGAAAATATTCCTGAATTCACTGTAAAAGAAGAG GCTCTTCCACAGAACTGTACACCCATTAATGATGCAGTAGTTGATGACGTGATGAGTAAAGAGAAGCTTGAGCTTGCTGCAGACAAAAAGGCTGATACTACAGAAATATCCAAAGCCATGGAGGATCCCTCTTCAGGACACAGCAAAGATACAAAAGCCGAATCAGGAAATATGACTGAGGATGCAGTTGGCATTTTCCATTTGCAGCCAGCAGGGGAGGGCAGCACTTCAAATGAAATAAGAAACATTGAGGATGTTGCATCAAGAGAAGGTAATGATAATCCAAAGGTTGTTGAAGTGTCAAAGGTGGACCCACAGATCTGA
- the LOC110609893 gene encoding sugar transport protein 8, whose amino-acid sequence MALCRESKDSTMLDLSQGEDAAAGGGGSGGGDFPAKLTKQVVVCTIIAAVGGLMFGYDIGISGGVTSMDSFLKKFFPTVYVKKHQAKANNYCKYNNQYLQLFASSLYFAAIVASFFASVISKKFGRKPTIQVASILFLSGAVLNAAAQNLAMLIAGRMLLGAGVGFGNQAVPLFISEIAPPRNRGGLNVIFQLMITFGVLIANIINYGTSKLHPYGWRISLGGAVGPALILLIGSIIIVETPTSLIERGRKEKGLSTLKKIRGVDNVDKEYAEILSAVEMAKQYKNPFRNLLSRYNRPQLICGSLLQFFQQFTGITAVMFYAPVLFLTMGFGDDASLLSAVMANTVKPIGTVVAILVVDRVGRRVLLVEAAIQMFISQCAIGGILAAHLKATNIVPKHYSIAVICLICLFLAGFAWSWGPLGWLIPSETFPLETRSSALFITVSMNMLFTFIIAQSFLTMLCHMRSGIFFFFAFWLVVMGLFAIFMLPETKGIPIDEMIDRAWKKHWFWKRYLKDYDAGKGQQELQDKPLEKSIE is encoded by the exons ATGGCATTGTGTAGAGAAAGTAAAGATTCCACCATGCTTGACTTAAGTCAGGGCGAGGACGccgctgctggtggtggtggtagtgGTGGTGGGGACTTCCCCGCCAAGCTCACCAAGCAGGTCGTTGTTTGTACCATAATTGCAGCCGTTGGTGGTCTCATGTTTGGCTATGATATTGGCATATCTG GAGGAGTAACGTCAATGGACAGTTTCTTGAAGAAATTCTTCCCAACTGTTTATGTCAAGAAACACCAAGCCAAGGCAAACAACTACTGCAAATACAATAACCAGTATCTTCAGCTTTTCGCATCTTCCCTCTACTTTGCAGCCATAGTGGCTAGCTTTTTTGCTTCCGTAATTAGCAAGAAATTTGGCCGGAAACCCACCATCCAAGTTGCCTCTATCTTATTTCTTAGTGGAGCCGTATTGAATGCTGCTGCTCAGAATCTTGCCATGTTGATTGCTGGAAGGATGCTTCTGGGCGCCGGAGTAGGATTTGGCAACCAG GCAGTTCCTTTGTTCATATCAGAAATTGCACCTCCAAGGAATAGAGGAGGCCTTAACGTTATTTTCCAATTGATGATCACATTTGGCGTTCTGATtgctaatattattaattatggtACTTCAAAGCTGCACCCATATGGGTGGAGGATATCACTGGGTGGTGCTGTAGGGCCTGCTTTGATTCTTCTCATTGGCTCTATCATCATCGTGGAGACTCCAACGAGCCTTATAGAGcgaggaagaaaagaaaaaggcttATCTACTTTGAAGAAGATCAGAGGCGTTGATAATGTTGATAAAGAATATGCAGAAATTTTGAGTGCCGTTGAAATGGCTAAGCAATATAAAAACCCCTTCAGGAACCTCTTGAGTAGGTATAATAGACCTCAACTTATCTGTGGCTCACTTCTTCAGTTCTTCCAGCAGTTCACAGGCATCACTGCAGTCATGTTTTATGCCCCGGTGCTCTTTCTAACTATGGGATTTGGAGATGATGCGTCCCTATTGTCAGCTGTTATGGCAAATACAGTTAAACCCATAGGCACAGTGGTTGCTATTTTAGTTGTGGATAGAGTTGGAAGAAGGGTGTTGCTTGTTGAAGCTGCCATTCAAATGTTCATTTCTCAG TGTGCAATTGGAGGAATTCTTGCAGCGCACTTGAAAGCTACAAATATTGTGCCAAAACATTATTCTATAGCTGTGATCTGCTTGATCTGTTTATTCTTGGCTGGTTTTGCATGGTCATGGGGTCCCCTTGGCTGGTTAATTCCTAGTGAAACCTTCCCACTGGAGACTCGAAGTTCTGCTTTGTTCATTACTGTTAGCATGAACATGTTGTTTACATTCATAATTGCCCAATCATTTCTCACAATGCTATGTCATATGCGATCTgggattttcttcttcttcgctTTCTGGCTTGTTGTTATGGGACTTTTTGCCATTTTCATGCTCCCTGAGACGAAAGGAATCCCAATTGATGAAATGATTGATAGAGCATGGAAGAAACATTGGTTTTGGAAAAGGTACTTGAAGGATTATGATGCTGGAAAGGGCCAGCAGGAACTCCAAGATAAACCACTGGAGAAGTCAATTGAATAA